The Chryseobacterium sp. G0186 genome includes the window TTGATCTGTCTACAGAAAAACTGACAGGAGATTTACCGACGACCAATATTGCAAGAATCAAAATTACAGACAGCCAAACATCTGAAGAAAAAGATAAAAAGAAAAAGACCTCCATCTTTTTTAATGGAAATCAAGTCGGAATTATTACCGTTGTGGGGCAATCTTTTATTGCACAGTATAAAGCGGTTTACAGACATTCTGAAAACTTAAATACAATTACCAATATACATATTCAGCCAGAAGCGATGCAGCCCATTGAATTTGATAAAATGGTGTTCTCTAACCTTGAACTCAGAAAATTTGCAATGGGAATTATTCAGAAGAAATCTGAAGGTAATCCAATCAGGGAAGAGAAAAATCTCAAACTTAGTTTCCAGCTCAACAATGTGTATGTCATTAGTGATTACATCTTTCTTGATATGACCTTTAAAAATAACTCTAATCTGAGCTATGATATTGAGGCGTTAAAATTTTCCATAGAGGATAAAAAAATCCATAAGGCTACAAATAGCCAAAGCATCGAGATGACGCCACTTTTTCAGTTGAATCCTCAAAAACATTTCAAGAAGAATTTCAGAAATATTTTTGTGTTCAAAAAGTTCACTTACCCGAATTCTAAGGTAATGATGATAAGGTTGATTGAAGAACAGCTGTCGGGTAGAACCATTGAAATGAAAGTTAATTATTCTGA containing:
- the traN gene encoding conjugative transposon protein TraN, which produces MKSFLYTLLLFTVTLNAQTATKEQIISDLPEIEITEGVNLHIISPEPIQYVDLSTEKLTGDLPTTNIARIKITDSQTSEEKDKKKKTSIFFNGNQVGIITVVGQSFIAQYKAVYRHSENLNTITNIHIQPEAMQPIEFDKMVFSNLELRKFAMGIIQKKSEGNPIREEKNLKLSFQLNNVYVISDYIFLDMTFKNNSNLSYDIEALKFSIEDKKIHKATNSQSIEMTPLFQLNPQKHFKKNFRNIFVFKKFTYPNSKVMMIRLIEEQLSGRTIEMKVNYSDILKADTF